A part of Paenibacillus sp. 481 genomic DNA contains:
- a CDS encoding zinc-dependent metalloprotease yields MLKRSLSVTMSVVMSLALLLPTVSAHGDDHGHDHEQPQIYFKDADGNKLLVDVLPKADPSKWNETLGSFEIERDVAASIIDETGNIVGTHQIEATVSEEESNATLATGWRNARVLIAVDEEYRAKHPNWRNKTAAILEAADDPFNREYNIDLTTSAYKLWNSNGADSAALLYNLTGSGNDPYDFVVGFTADPNFDAGGIAFVYNGKPRGAGYSVNLDQGDSATAYAFQHEISHNYGLGHDPQGSGIVCIMNYDYSYSTKTWDAAHKQTIRNNKHWFGR; encoded by the coding sequence ATGTTGAAAAGAAGTTTGTCCGTCACGATGTCTGTTGTTATGTCACTCGCTTTGCTACTTCCTACTGTATCTGCTCATGGAGATGATCACGGTCATGATCATGAACAACCACAAATTTACTTTAAGGATGCAGATGGAAACAAATTGCTCGTTGACGTCTTACCTAAGGCTGATCCGAGCAAATGGAATGAAACACTAGGCAGCTTTGAAATTGAACGTGACGTCGCGGCTTCTATTATTGATGAAACAGGAAACATCGTGGGCACGCATCAGATTGAGGCTACTGTAAGTGAAGAAGAATCAAATGCTACGCTTGCCACCGGCTGGCGCAATGCACGCGTATTAATTGCCGTTGATGAAGAGTATCGGGCCAAGCATCCGAACTGGAGAAACAAAACGGCTGCCATTCTTGAAGCAGCAGATGATCCTTTTAACCGTGAGTATAATATTGATTTGACGACTTCTGCCTATAAGCTGTGGAATTCGAATGGGGCTGATTCAGCAGCACTGTTATACAACTTAACAGGTAGCGGCAACGACCCGTACGATTTCGTCGTTGGTTTCACGGCAGATCCGAATTTTGATGCGGGCGGAATTGCTTTCGTTTACAATGGCAAGCCGCGTGGAGCAGGATACAGCGTCAATCTTGACCAAGGGGATTCAGCGACCGCATACGCGTTCCAGCACGAAATTTCTCACAACTATGGACTCGGTCATGATCCGCAAGGCAGCGGTATCGTCTGCATTATGAACTATGACTATTCGTATAGCACGAAAACGTGGGACGCTGCTCACAAGCAGACGATTCGGAACAACAAGCACTGGTTTGGACGTTAA